The following DNA comes from Pseudomonas marginalis.
CCAGGTGCCCGTGGGCAGCGGTGAGTTGGGTGCCGTGGGTGTAGAAGTTGACCGGTGCCAGGGTGTGCAGGAACCCCCACACGCCTGCGCCGAAGAACGCCGTGACCGTGGTGCCCTTGGCCCACAACGTCGCCGCGCGATTCGGGTGCTGGCGCCGACGTTGCTTCACCATGGTGAAGGCGAACATCACCATCGCCAGGAACGGCAGCGGCTCCAGGGCCGAAAAGATCGAACCGACCCACAGCCACACCTCGGGCGCGCCGATCCAGAAGAAGTGGTGACCGGTACCGATGATCCCGGTGATCAAGGCCATGGCGATGATCACGTACAGCCATTTCTCCACCACTTCGCGGTCGACGCCGGTGACCTTGATCAGCACGAAGGCCAGCATCGAGCCCATGATCAGCTCCCACACACCTTCGACCCACAGATGCACCACCCACCACCAGTAGAACTTGTCACGCGCCAGGTTGCCGGGGTTGTAGAAAGAGAACAGGAAGAACACCGCGAGACCAATCAACCCGGTCATCATCACCATGCTGACGGTGGTCTTGCGGCCCTTGAGCAGGGTCATGCCGATGTTGTACAGAAAGCCCAGGCACACCACGACGATGCCCATTTTGGTAATGGTCGGTTGCTCCAGGAACTCACGACCCATGGTCGGCAGCAGCTCGTTGTGGGTCAGCCTGGCCAGCGCCGCATACGGCACCATCAGGTAGCCGAGGATGGTCAACACCCCGGCGGCGGCGAACACCCAGAACAGGATGATCGCCAGTTTCGGGCTGTGCAGCTCGCGTTCGGCCTCCTCGGGTATCAGGTAGTAAGCCGCGCCCATAAAGCCGAACAGCAGCCACACGATCAGCAGGTTGGTGTGGACCATCCGTGCCACGTTGAAGGGGATCAACGGGAACAGAAAGTCGCCGATGACGTATTGCAGGCCCATGATCAAACCGAACAGCACCTGACCGAGAAACAGGATCAGGGCGAACACAAAGTAGGGTTTGGCCACGGCCTGGGATTGGAATTTCAAGTATGGATTGGCACTGCGCATGGCTCAGCCCTCCTTGTTCGGTGGCCAGTTATTGGTATTGATCTTCGAGCTCCATTTGAGGAACTCGGCCATATCGTCCACCTCCTGGTCACTGAGATTGAATTGCGGCATGGCCCGCCGCCCCGGTACACCCAGGGGCTGCATTTTCATCCAGGCATGCAGGAACGGCTTGAACCCTTCTTCGCCGCCCCGGCGCTTGAACACATTGCCCAACTCCGGCGCGAAATAAGCGCCCTCGCCCAGCAAGGTGTGGCAGCCGACGCAGTTGTTGCGCTCCCAGACGCCCTTGCCGCGCACGACGGATTCGCTGAGTTGGTCGACGTTGCTGCGGGCGGGAAAGGTTTGTTCGGTGTGGTAGGTCAGGGCCAGGAAAATCAGGAAGAAGAACACGCTTCCTCCGAAGTAGATATTCCTGGCCATGCCCTTGGTGAAGGTCTCTGACATGGTCGCTTCCTCATTGCTTGGCCAGGGGATGATAGGGAGGTGGGGGGTGAAAACTGCTTGATGGCGATCAAGAAATGTTGATGGTTTTGGTGGGGTATTTTTTTGGGAGGGGGTTGGGTACATATCCGTTATTAAGGTAACGGCGGCCTATGGTTCCGCTCTTACAGCGGGTCACTTTTGGAAGAGCGCCAAAAGTAACCACCAAAAACGCTTCGCCCCAACACTCGGCACCTCGCCTAGGCTCGGTGTGCCCTCACTCCGGCTTTGGAGCCGACCGGAGCTGGGTCTGGTGTACTCGGTAAAAAGTGTGGGAGGGGGCTTGCCCCCGATGAGGGAGTGTCAGTTGGTGGATTTGGTACTGAGCCACTGCAATCGGGGGCAAGTCGAATCGTCGCACCGCCCCTCCCACATTTGGATCTCCATATATCAGATGGACCTCGGTCTGCTTTTGCTCTGCTTTTGATCTTGATCCTAGGCGCCCCGTCAAACACGCTGGCCGAACGCAGGCTTGAATCCGTGGGCAACCCGGCAGGACGCCGGGTTAGCCGTCCTGGGCCAAGGATGGCCCATGACGGCGGCCCACGGATTCAAGCCGGAGTGAGGGTATGCCGAGCCTAGGCGAGGCACCGAGTGTTGGGGCAAGAGCCCTTTGGTTACTTTGGGCTGGGCCGGCATTCCGGCTCTTTTCCAAAGTGACCCGCTGTAAGAGCGGAACCATAGGCCGCCGTTACCGAAAAAACGGATATGTACTCAGCCCAACCAACGCGATCAACACCCCCACCCACCCCACCATCACAAACCGCCACAACCACGGCCCACGCCGCAATTCCATAAACCCATCCACAATCACCCATCCCTTGACCACCGCCAGCAACAACACCCCCCACCACAACCCGGACGCCCCCGTCAGTACAGTGCCAACGCTCAGCACCACCAACATCAGCCAACACAGGATCAGCGTCCGGGAACCCGTCATACACACCTCAGCGAATCACATAGACCAGCGGAAACAACACCACCCACACCAGATCCACCATGTGCCAATACAGCACCCCGGACTCCAGCCCGCCGACTGACAGCCCGCCGCACCAGCAGCCCAGCGCCAGCCACCCGAGAATCACCATCCCCAGTAGCACATGCAGGAAATGAAACCCCGTGAGTATCCAGTACAAGGTAAAAAACGTGCTGTGCTCCAGGCCCAGTCCGGCAGCGCCCAGGTGGGCGTACTCGGTGAGTTTGATCGCCACATACACCAGCGCCACCAACAACGCCGCGACGAACAAACCGGCGCCGCGTCGCCAGCGCTGCAATCGCACCTGCTGCACCGCCAACGCTGCCAACAAGCCTGCGGTCAGCAGGCTCAAGGTCATCGCCAACCCGGTCGAGGTATC
Coding sequences within:
- a CDS encoding cbb3-type cytochrome c oxidase subunit I, whose protein sequence is MRSANPYLKFQSQAVAKPYFVFALILFLGQVLFGLIMGLQYVIGDFLFPLIPFNVARMVHTNLLIVWLLFGFMGAAYYLIPEEAERELHSPKLAIILFWVFAAAGVLTILGYLMVPYAALARLTHNELLPTMGREFLEQPTITKMGIVVVCLGFLYNIGMTLLKGRKTTVSMVMMTGLIGLAVFFLFSFYNPGNLARDKFYWWWVVHLWVEGVWELIMGSMLAFVLIKVTGVDREVVEKWLYVIIAMALITGIIGTGHHFFWIGAPEVWLWVGSIFSALEPLPFLAMVMFAFTMVKQRRRQHPNRAATLWAKGTTVTAFFGAGVWGFLHTLAPVNFYTHGTQLTAAHGHLAFFGAYAMIVMTLISYAMPRLRGIGEAPDARSQTLEIRGFWLMVLSMVMITLFLTAAGAVQVWLQRWQVDGVALPFMATVEHLQGLFWARLVSGVVFLLGLVCYLCSFRQRARMAGAPVPIVY
- a CDS encoding c-type cytochrome; the protein is MSETFTKGMARNIYFGGSVFFFLIFLALTYHTEQTFPARSNVDQLSESVVRGKGVWERNNCVGCHTLLGEGAYFAPELGNVFKRRGGEEGFKPFLHAWMKMQPLGVPGRRAMPQFNLSDQEVDDMAEFLKWSSKINTNNWPPNKEG
- a CDS encoding cytochrome C oxidase subunit IV family protein, which encodes MTGSRTLILCWLMLVVLSVGTVLTGASGLWWGVLLLAVVKGWVIVDGFMELRRGPWLWRFVMVGWVGVLIALVGLSTYPFFR
- a CDS encoding cytochrome c oxidase subunit 3 → MCTLPEPRRLPGDLAMWFFILAELSVFAILILTFAVTQVLKPELFAAGRAQLDTSTGLAMTLSLLTAGLLAALAVQQVRLQRWRRGAGLFVAALLVALVYVAIKLTEYAHLGAAGLGLEHSTFFTLYWILTGFHFLHVLLGMVILGWLALGCWCGGLSVGGLESGVLYWHMVDLVWVVLFPLVYVIR